One window from the genome of Elaeis guineensis isolate ETL-2024a chromosome 5, EG11, whole genome shotgun sequence encodes:
- the LOC105046242 gene encoding RNA polymerase II C-terminal domain phosphatase-like 2 isoform X7: MSRSGINSTVYHGEVCLGDAEVFPTNNHAFPFPSNEIRISHLSPPSERCPPLSILQTISPFSVRCKVQAKSVTEESLLRRLYLSCFQEYKSAVVVVGKEELHLVAMPSKVEKVPCFWCCAVQAGLYASCLGMLNLRCLAIVFDLDETLIVANTMKSFEDRIEALSRRIDVEDDPVRVSGMSAELKRYIEDKDLLKQYIENDAVSDNGKLVGVQNEEVPGLPGSQERIVRPVIRLQERNIVLTRINPEIRDTSVFVRLRPAWEDLRSYLNAKGRKRFEVYVCTMAERDYALEMWRLLDPEAYLIGSRQLLDRVVCVKSGSRKSLQHVFQDAVCHPKMAMVIDDRLQVWDDKDQPRVHVVPAFTPYYAPQAEMANTVPVLCVARNVACNVRGGFFKEFDESLLRKIFELCYENDILDLPYAPDVSDYLMSEDTNVVPNSNKDVPISESMNGSEAERRLSPPVHLGDEQQMQHQAQTSLSSLDDELSVNRASANNRSCLDSETGQMTLLPSSLFIGVLQEIGRRCDCKVEFRSVIGSSKDLHFSVEVLFSTEKIGIGMGRTRKEAQLQAAENALRNLASLPDYTRHTVPYRYVILYHATTYQYYNKMVPVWGLIMRRRTLVIALGSCCSCE; the protein is encoded by the exons ATGAGTCGGTCAGGGATCAACTCCACGGTCTACCATGGAGAAGTGTGCCTCGGAGATGCCGAGGTATTCCCCACCAACAACCACGCCTTCCCCTTCCCCAGCAACGAGATACGCATCAGCCACCTCTCTCCTCCCAGCGAGAGGTGCCCTCCCCTCTCCATCCTACAGACCATCTCCCCTTTCTCCGTCCGCTGCAAGGTCCAGGCCAAGTCCGTGACCGAAGAATCCCTCCTACGCCGGCTCTATCTCTCCTGTTTCCAAGAATATAAG AGTGCCGTGGTGGTCGTCGGGAAGGAAGAATTGCATCTCGTGGCCATGCCGAGCAAGGTGGAAAAAGTCCCTTGCTTCTGGTGCTGCGCTGTGCAGGCTGGTCTGTACGCATCGTGCCTGGGTATGCTGAATCTGCGGTGCCTTGCGATCGTGTTCGATCTTGATGAAACGCTCATTGTTGCCAACACGATGAAGTCATTTGAGGACAGGATCGAGGCCTTGTCCCGCAGGATCGATGTCGAGGATGATCCTGTTAGGGTTTCAGGAATGTCCGCGGAGCTCAAGCGGTACATCGAGGATAAGGATCTGTTGAAGCAGTACATAGAGAACGATGCTGTTTCCGACAACGGGAAGCTGGTTGGAGTTCAGAATGAGGAGGTTCCAGGACTACCTGGGAGCCAGGAGCGCATCGTTCGGCCTGTCATTAGGTTGCAAGAAAGGAACATTGTTTTGACACGGATCAATCCAGAG ATCCGCGATACTAGCGTGTTTGTGAGGTTACGACCTGCTTGGGAAGATTTGAGGAGCTATTTAAATGCTAAAGGGCGCAAAAGATTTGAGGTTTATGTGTGTACAATGGCTGAAAGAGACTATGCTCTGGAGATGTGGAGGCTTCTTGACCCAGAAGCTTATCTGATCGGCTCGAGACAACTTCTGGATCGTGTAGTATGTGTAAAGTCAG GTTCAAGGAAGTCATTGCAGCATGTTTTTCAAGATGCGGTTTGCCATCCAAAAATGGCTATGGTGATTGATGACCGGCTGCAGGTTTgggatgataaggatcaacctcGAGTTCATGTTGTTCCTGCATTCACTCCATATTATGCCCCTCAAGCAGAG ATGGCCAATACTGTTCCTGTTTTGTGTGTTGCAAGAAATGTTGCATGCAATGTCCGAGGTGGTTTTTTCAA AGAATTTGATGAGAGCCTGTTGCGGAAGATATTTGAATTGTGTTATGAAAATGATATACTGGATTTACCTTATGCTCCAGACGTGAGTGACTACTTGATGTCCGAG GACACTAATGTTGTACCGAACAGCAACAAAGATGTTCCCATATCAGAAAGTATGAATGGTTCCGAAGCTGAAAGAAGATTAAGTCCACCG GTACACCTTGGCGATGAGCAACAGATGCAACATCAAGCACAAACATCTCTTTCCTCATTGG ATGATGAGCTATCAGTAAATCGAGCATCTGCCAACAACAGAAGTTGTCTTGATAGTGAAACAGGGCAAATGACTCTACTGCCATCCTCCTTATTTATTGGAGTGTTGCAAGAAATTGGCCGGAGGTGTGACTGTAAG GTTGAGTTCAGGTCCGTCATAGGCAGCAGCAAGGACCTGCATTTTTCTGTTGAG GTTTTATTTAGCACTGAAAAGATCGGAATTGGGATGGGAAGAACAAGGAAAGAAGCTCAGTTACAAGCTGCCGAGAATGCTCTCCGCAATTTGGCTA
- the LOC105046242 gene encoding RNA polymerase II C-terminal domain phosphatase-like 2 isoform X2: MSRSGINSTVYHGEVCLGDAEVFPTNNHAFPFPSNEIRISHLSPPSERCPPLSILQTISPFSVRCKVQAKSVTEESLLRRLYLSCFQEYKSAVVVVGKEELHLVAMPSKVEKVPCFWCCAVQAGLYASCLGMLNLRCLAIVFDLDETLIVANTMKSFEDRIEALSRRIDVEDDPVRVSGMSAELKRYIEDKDLLKQYIENDAVSDNGKLVGVQNEEVPGLPGSQERIVRPVIRLQERNIVLTRINPEIRDTSVFVRLRPAWEDLRSYLNAKGRKRFEVYVCTMAERDYALEMWRLLDPEAYLIGSRQLLDRVVCVKSGSRKSLQHVFQDAVCHPKMAMVIDDRLQVWDDKDQPRVHVVPAFTPYYAPQAEMANTVPVLCVARNVACNVRGGFFKEFDESLLRKIFELCYENDILDLPYAPDVSDYLMSEDTNVVPNSNKDVPISESMNGSEAERRLSPPVHLGDEQQMQHQAQTSLSSLDMIADAARMLAKGLKTHKRKDAASSGAAKRARVEETSSAALVQAAIAADAPSDVEPAVPRASPRSPPVEVLAPETRPEEASGAKRRRKKTLARKSRSNRAAIETADGSEEDPGENPFNNRDLIKRLVDGCILPEVVHRIVHVDPEQRVWDSLGSFLQIGHQLIANIEVMNNAKKEAVQAEEGCLAEAARLKEKIAEVASLQEVLQKERQTSADLRAVLEEERKKAEAEVSKLKAQIPTLVSEAMVRAVEFKTSSETRDLKVQFGQAAFIKGFELCQEVVGKFPELDLGFLDEASDDEAGPSEAAAGLPPVGSSTAAAATADLPGAPSSSTSAPEVRNL; the protein is encoded by the exons ATGAGTCGGTCAGGGATCAACTCCACGGTCTACCATGGAGAAGTGTGCCTCGGAGATGCCGAGGTATTCCCCACCAACAACCACGCCTTCCCCTTCCCCAGCAACGAGATACGCATCAGCCACCTCTCTCCTCCCAGCGAGAGGTGCCCTCCCCTCTCCATCCTACAGACCATCTCCCCTTTCTCCGTCCGCTGCAAGGTCCAGGCCAAGTCCGTGACCGAAGAATCCCTCCTACGCCGGCTCTATCTCTCCTGTTTCCAAGAATATAAG AGTGCCGTGGTGGTCGTCGGGAAGGAAGAATTGCATCTCGTGGCCATGCCGAGCAAGGTGGAAAAAGTCCCTTGCTTCTGGTGCTGCGCTGTGCAGGCTGGTCTGTACGCATCGTGCCTGGGTATGCTGAATCTGCGGTGCCTTGCGATCGTGTTCGATCTTGATGAAACGCTCATTGTTGCCAACACGATGAAGTCATTTGAGGACAGGATCGAGGCCTTGTCCCGCAGGATCGATGTCGAGGATGATCCTGTTAGGGTTTCAGGAATGTCCGCGGAGCTCAAGCGGTACATCGAGGATAAGGATCTGTTGAAGCAGTACATAGAGAACGATGCTGTTTCCGACAACGGGAAGCTGGTTGGAGTTCAGAATGAGGAGGTTCCAGGACTACCTGGGAGCCAGGAGCGCATCGTTCGGCCTGTCATTAGGTTGCAAGAAAGGAACATTGTTTTGACACGGATCAATCCAGAG ATCCGCGATACTAGCGTGTTTGTGAGGTTACGACCTGCTTGGGAAGATTTGAGGAGCTATTTAAATGCTAAAGGGCGCAAAAGATTTGAGGTTTATGTGTGTACAATGGCTGAAAGAGACTATGCTCTGGAGATGTGGAGGCTTCTTGACCCAGAAGCTTATCTGATCGGCTCGAGACAACTTCTGGATCGTGTAGTATGTGTAAAGTCAG GTTCAAGGAAGTCATTGCAGCATGTTTTTCAAGATGCGGTTTGCCATCCAAAAATGGCTATGGTGATTGATGACCGGCTGCAGGTTTgggatgataaggatcaacctcGAGTTCATGTTGTTCCTGCATTCACTCCATATTATGCCCCTCAAGCAGAG ATGGCCAATACTGTTCCTGTTTTGTGTGTTGCAAGAAATGTTGCATGCAATGTCCGAGGTGGTTTTTTCAA AGAATTTGATGAGAGCCTGTTGCGGAAGATATTTGAATTGTGTTATGAAAATGATATACTGGATTTACCTTATGCTCCAGACGTGAGTGACTACTTGATGTCCGAG GACACTAATGTTGTACCGAACAGCAACAAAGATGTTCCCATATCAGAAAGTATGAATGGTTCCGAAGCTGAAAGAAGATTAAGTCCACCG GTACACCTTGGCGATGAGCAACAGATGCAACATCAAGCACAAACATCTCTTTCCTCATTGG atatgatcgcagacgcagctcgaatgctggccaagggtctcaagacccacaaaaggaaagacgccgcatcctcgggggcggcgaagagggcaagggtagaagagactAGCTCGGCCGCGCTTgtccaggcggccattgccgccGACgctccctccgacgtcgagcccgcagtcccccgagcctctccaAGAAGCCCCCCGGTCGAGGTTCTCGCTCCAGAGACTCGTCCCGAGGAGGCGTCGGGGGCCAAAAGGAGGAGGAAAAAGacgttggcccgcaagagccgcagcaacagggctgccatcgagacggccgacggctccgaagaggatccgggggagaatcccttcaacaatagggatttaataaagagattggtcgacggaTGCATCCTGCCTGAGGTCGTTCACAGGATCGtccacgtcgatcctgagcagcgggtctgggattcTCTTGGGTCCTTTCTccag attggacaccagctcatcgccaacatcgaggtgatgaacaacgCTAAGAAGGAAGCggtccaggcggaggaaggttgtctggccgaggccgcccgcctcaaggagaagatcgccgaagtcgcgagtctccaagaggtgctgcagAAGGAGAGACAAACCTCGGCAGATCTGAGGGCcgtcttggaggaggaaagaaagaaggcagaggccgaggtctccaagctgaaggcacagatcccgaccctggtctcggaggcaatggtccgagcagtggagttcaaaacctcctccgagacgAGGGatttgaaggtccagttcggccaggctgccttcatcaagggcttcgagctctgccaggaggtggtcgggaagtttcccgagctggacctcggctttctggatgaggcgtccgacgatgaagccggaccttctgaagccgctGCTGGTCTTCCTCCAGTCGGGAGTTCGACTGCCGCGGCTGCGAcggccgaccttccgggggcaccaagctcctctacttctgccccagaggtccgaaacctctaa
- the LOC105046242 gene encoding RNA polymerase II C-terminal domain phosphatase-like 2 isoform X1, with protein sequence MSRSGINSTVYHGEVCLGDAEVFPTNNHAFPFPSNEIRISHLSPPSERCPPLSILQTISPFSVRCKVQAKSVTEESLLRRLYLSCFQEYKSAVVVVGKEELHLVAMPSKVEKVPCFWCCAVQAGLYASCLGMLNLRCLAIVFDLDETLIVANTMKSFEDRIEALSRRIDVEDDPVRVSGMSAELKRYIEDKDLLKQYIENDAVSDNGKLVGVQNEEVPGLPGSQERIVRPVIRLQERNIVLTRINPEIRDTSVFVRLRPAWEDLRSYLNAKGRKRFEVYVCTMAERDYALEMWRLLDPEAYLIGSRQLLDRVVCVKSGSRKSLQHVFQDAVCHPKMAMVIDDRLQVWDDKDQPRVHVVPAFTPYYAPQAEMANTVPVLCVARNVACNVRGGFFKEFDESLLRKIFELCYENDILDLPYAPDVSDYLMSEDTNVVPNSNKDVPISESMNGSEAERRLSPPVHLGDEQQMQHQAQTSLSSLDMIADAARMLAKGLKTHKRKDAASSGAAKRARVEETSSAALVQAAIAADAPSDVEPAVPRASPRSPPVEVLAPETRPEEASGAKRRRKKTLARKSRSNRAAIETADGSEEDPGENPFNNRDLIKRLVDGCILPEVVHRIVHVDPEQRVWDSLGSFLQVGQFTSFFFSLLYLAYFLAFILTPWPFLQIGHQLIANIEVMNNAKKEAVQAEEGCLAEAARLKEKIAEVASLQEVLQKERQTSADLRAVLEEERKKAEAEVSKLKAQIPTLVSEAMVRAVEFKTSSETRDLKVQFGQAAFIKGFELCQEVVGKFPELDLGFLDEASDDEAGPSEAAAGLPPVGSSTAAAATADLPGAPSSSTSAPEVRNL encoded by the exons ATGAGTCGGTCAGGGATCAACTCCACGGTCTACCATGGAGAAGTGTGCCTCGGAGATGCCGAGGTATTCCCCACCAACAACCACGCCTTCCCCTTCCCCAGCAACGAGATACGCATCAGCCACCTCTCTCCTCCCAGCGAGAGGTGCCCTCCCCTCTCCATCCTACAGACCATCTCCCCTTTCTCCGTCCGCTGCAAGGTCCAGGCCAAGTCCGTGACCGAAGAATCCCTCCTACGCCGGCTCTATCTCTCCTGTTTCCAAGAATATAAG AGTGCCGTGGTGGTCGTCGGGAAGGAAGAATTGCATCTCGTGGCCATGCCGAGCAAGGTGGAAAAAGTCCCTTGCTTCTGGTGCTGCGCTGTGCAGGCTGGTCTGTACGCATCGTGCCTGGGTATGCTGAATCTGCGGTGCCTTGCGATCGTGTTCGATCTTGATGAAACGCTCATTGTTGCCAACACGATGAAGTCATTTGAGGACAGGATCGAGGCCTTGTCCCGCAGGATCGATGTCGAGGATGATCCTGTTAGGGTTTCAGGAATGTCCGCGGAGCTCAAGCGGTACATCGAGGATAAGGATCTGTTGAAGCAGTACATAGAGAACGATGCTGTTTCCGACAACGGGAAGCTGGTTGGAGTTCAGAATGAGGAGGTTCCAGGACTACCTGGGAGCCAGGAGCGCATCGTTCGGCCTGTCATTAGGTTGCAAGAAAGGAACATTGTTTTGACACGGATCAATCCAGAG ATCCGCGATACTAGCGTGTTTGTGAGGTTACGACCTGCTTGGGAAGATTTGAGGAGCTATTTAAATGCTAAAGGGCGCAAAAGATTTGAGGTTTATGTGTGTACAATGGCTGAAAGAGACTATGCTCTGGAGATGTGGAGGCTTCTTGACCCAGAAGCTTATCTGATCGGCTCGAGACAACTTCTGGATCGTGTAGTATGTGTAAAGTCAG GTTCAAGGAAGTCATTGCAGCATGTTTTTCAAGATGCGGTTTGCCATCCAAAAATGGCTATGGTGATTGATGACCGGCTGCAGGTTTgggatgataaggatcaacctcGAGTTCATGTTGTTCCTGCATTCACTCCATATTATGCCCCTCAAGCAGAG ATGGCCAATACTGTTCCTGTTTTGTGTGTTGCAAGAAATGTTGCATGCAATGTCCGAGGTGGTTTTTTCAA AGAATTTGATGAGAGCCTGTTGCGGAAGATATTTGAATTGTGTTATGAAAATGATATACTGGATTTACCTTATGCTCCAGACGTGAGTGACTACTTGATGTCCGAG GACACTAATGTTGTACCGAACAGCAACAAAGATGTTCCCATATCAGAAAGTATGAATGGTTCCGAAGCTGAAAGAAGATTAAGTCCACCG GTACACCTTGGCGATGAGCAACAGATGCAACATCAAGCACAAACATCTCTTTCCTCATTGG atatgatcgcagacgcagctcgaatgctggccaagggtctcaagacccacaaaaggaaagacgccgcatcctcgggggcggcgaagagggcaagggtagaagagactAGCTCGGCCGCGCTTgtccaggcggccattgccgccGACgctccctccgacgtcgagcccgcagtcccccgagcctctccaAGAAGCCCCCCGGTCGAGGTTCTCGCTCCAGAGACTCGTCCCGAGGAGGCGTCGGGGGCCAAAAGGAGGAGGAAAAAGacgttggcccgcaagagccgcagcaacagggctgccatcgagacggccgacggctccgaagaggatccgggggagaatcccttcaacaatagggatttaataaagagattggtcgacggaTGCATCCTGCCTGAGGTCGTTCACAGGATCGtccacgtcgatcctgagcagcgggtctgggattcTCTTGGGTCCTTTCTccaggtaggtcaatttacttctttcttcttctcgcttctttacttagcttattttttagcttttatattgactccctggccgttcttgcagattggacaccagctcatcgccaacatcgaggtgatgaacaacgCTAAGAAGGAAGCggtccaggcggaggaaggttgtctggccgaggccgcccgcctcaaggagaagatcgccgaagtcgcgagtctccaagaggtgctgcagAAGGAGAGACAAACCTCGGCAGATCTGAGGGCcgtcttggaggaggaaagaaagaaggcagaggccgaggtctccaagctgaaggcacagatcccgaccctggtctcggaggcaatggtccgagcagtggagttcaaaacctcctccgagacgAGGGatttgaaggtccagttcggccaggctgccttcatcaagggcttcgagctctgccaggaggtggtcgggaagtttcccgagctggacctcggctttctggatgaggcgtccgacgatgaagccggaccttctgaagccgctGCTGGTCTTCCTCCAGTCGGGAGTTCGACTGCCGCGGCTGCGAcggccgaccttccgggggcaccaagctcctctacttctgccccagaggtccgaaacctctaa